The following proteins are co-located in the Osmia lignaria lignaria isolate PbOS001 chromosome 12, iyOsmLign1, whole genome shotgun sequence genome:
- the CycK gene encoding cyclin K produces the protein MPCWYYEKKELRNTPSIQDGIDYETECRYRKEGARFIIDTGTKMDLGYNTMATGVVYFHRFYMFHSFKNFPRYVTACCCLFLAGKVEETPKKCKDIIKTAKTLLTDQKFMTFGEDPKEEVMTLERILLQTIKFDLQVEHPYSYLLKYAKCLKGDKNKLQKMVQMAWTFVNDSLCTTLSLQWEPEIIAVALMYLAGKLSKFEVVDWNGRQPKHLRWWDMFVEDVTMDLLEDICHQVLDLYSQANNTKPPDSPPMTPSNEPCRDRAIPPPPTESAPNTPNVTPGKSTKVEAAAVSANGCPPTDATDPMKPMDVPPHFPTYPTNFPPGNINYPPAFPPANVSVPPPPVNAMNHIVPPMHHMGTPGAIRPAPPAPSTTQSPFQPYPYPTNASYFPPNNPVPPAPAPRTYYPPQP, from the exons ATGCCATGCTGGTATTATGAGAAGAAAGAACTGCGAAATACACCATCAATTCAAGATGGGATTGATTATGAAACAGAATGCAGATATAGAAAAGAGGGTGCACGGTTTATCATTGATACAGGAACAAAAATGGATTTAGGTTACAATACAATGGCAACTGGTGTTGTTTATTTCCACCGATTTTATATGTTTCATTCATTTAAGAACTTTCCAAGATAT GTGACTGCATGCTGTTGTTTATTTCTGGCAGGTAAAGTAGAAGAAACTCCAAAAAAATGTAAAGACATCATTAAGACTGCTAAAACTTTGTTAACTGACCAAAAATTTATGACATTTGGAGAAGATCCTAAG GAGGAAGTTATGACATTAGaaagaattttattacaaaCTATCAAATTTGATTTGCAAGTTGAACATCCATATAGTTATCTGCTTAAATATGCAAAATGCCTTAAAG GTGATAAAAACAAATTACAGAAGATGGTCCAAATGGCTTGGACATTTGTTAATGATAGTTTATGTACAACATTATCTCTCCAATGGGAACCAGAAATCATAGCTGTTGCTCTCATGTATTTAGCTGGAAAGCTTAGCAAATTTGAAGTAGTAGATTGGAATGGAAGACAACCAAAACATTTACGTTGGTGGGATATGTTTGTTGAAGATGTTACCATGGATCTTTTAGAAG ACATATGTCATCAGGTACTAGATTTATATTCACAAGCTAATAATACAAAGCCACCAGATTCACCACCAATGACACCATCTAATGAACCATGTAGAGATAGAGCAATACCTCCACCTCCCACAGAGTCAGCACCTAACACACCAAATG TAACGCCAGGAAAATCTACCAAAGTTGAAGCAGCTGCAGTTTCAGCAAATGGATGTCCACCTACAGATGCTACAGATCCAATGAAACCAATGGATGTACCACCACATTTCCCAACCTATCCAACTAATTTTCCACCTGGTAATATCAATTATCCACCAGCCTTTCCTCCAGCAAATGTTTCGGTACCTCCTCCTCCCGTGAATGCGATGAATCACATTGTTCCACCTATGCACCACATGGGTACACCTGGTGCTATCAGACCAGCACCGCCTGCTCCTAGTACAACGCAGTCACCATTTCAACCATATCCTTATCCTACAAATGCTTCATATTTTCCACCAAATAATCCAGTTCCTCCAGCACCCGCACCGCGCACGTATTATCCACCACAACCTTAG
- the PSMG1 gene encoding proteasome assembly chaperone 1, with protein sequence MASFFGEVVFPVSRAFWDDEEEDGPTGQPIYQPEFFVRWLKEKPTRINKLIVIEGEILIDFSKESLGKNSEEVCFVEDDRQKKAGTIYQINDEVYLCIVSEHFDVKFSSKLVDKMTDILSSVENTICITYRHISQFKNKNIPAVPSFLRMLVTESGNNVCKLKEPFLEQPNIVYGVTAGVLSYAEFMELPAVLYVLYIDSFALDSASAEPLIKLFVALNCTLHDVSFAGKDFFNKGNLYM encoded by the exons ATGGCTAGTTTTTTCGGTGAAGTAGTATTTCCAGTTTCACGAGCATTTTGGGATGACGAAGAGGAAGATGGACCGACAGGACAACCAATATATCAACC TGAATTCTTTGTTCGATGGTTAAAAGAGAAGCCAACTCGaatcaataaattaattgtaattgaaGGCGAAATATTAATCG aTTTCTCAAAGGAAAGTTTGGGTAAAAATTCGGAAGAAGTATGTTTTGTAGAAGATGATAGACAAAAGAAAGCAGGtacaatttatcaaattaatgaTGAGGTTTATTTATGCATTGTATCTGAACATTTTGATGTAAAATTTTCAAGTAAGCTTGTGGATAAA ATGACTGATATTTTGTCAAGTGTAGAAAATACAATTTGCATAACATATAGACATATATCACagtttaagaataaaaatataccaGCTGTACCATCATTCCTGAGAATGTTAGTCACAGAGTCTGGTAATAATGTTTGCAAGTTAAAAGAACCCTTTCTGGAACAACCAAATATTGTATATGGAGTTACAGCAGGAG ttttgtCATATGCAGAATTTATGGAGTTACCTGCAGTTTTATACGTTTTATATATAGATAGTTTTGCATTGGATTCTGCATCTGCAGAACCtcttataaaattatttgtagCTTTGAACTGCACACTACATGATGTTTCATTTGCTggaaaagatttttttaataaaggcaACCTTTATATGTAG